The Mycolicibacterium fluoranthenivorans genomic interval TGAATCCCGGGTCCGGCTGGCTCATCTGCTCGTCGGGTGAGTGTCTCAGGCGTCGTCGGACTTGGGTCCGGTCAGGAACACCAGCCTGAACTTGCCGATCTGCACCTCGTCACCGTTGGCCAGCACCGCCGAGTCGACGGGCTCGCGATTGACGTAGGTGCCGTTGAGGCTGCCGACGTCAACGACCTGGAACTCGCCGGTTTCCAGGCGGAACTCGGCATGGCGGCGGCTGACCGTCACGTCATCGAGGAAGATGTCGCTGTCGGGGTGGCGGCCCGCCGAGGTGGTGGGCTGGTCGAGCAGGAAGCGCGAGCCCGCGTTGGGGCCGCGCTTGACGACCAGGAGCGCCGACCCGGCGGGCAGTCCCTCGACCCCCGACACCGAGCTGTCGCTGCTCGTCGCCGCCGGGGCGTCCAGTTCGTTGAGGAAATCAGCGCGGAAAACCGAGGTCGTCTCCACGGTCACTTCGTCGGACGTCTGGTCGGCCCCGGTGTTGCTGTTCTCCGTCACCCGCTGCTCCTCTGCTGGCTGCTGTGGCGTGTTGCACGGTGGCCGGGCATTGCTTCCCAGCCGTATCGCGTCGCGTCAAACTTCATTGTCGACCGTACCGCGCCGTGCGACCTGTTGGGTCCACCACGGCCGGATCCGGTCACCCGGACCTGGCCACGCCGATGTGTGCCTGTTGATGCCCGTCGGTCGTCTGGACCGACGGGCGAAACCCTAACAACTCGCTACTCGGACACGTTGCTTCGGTAGGCATCCGCGTCGAGCAACTCGGCCAAACCGCTGGCCAGAGCGGCGGCGTCGACCTCGAGTTCGACCAGCCAGCCGGCGCCGTAGGGATCGGAGTTGACCAGCTCGGGGCTGCCCTCCAGGTCGCCGTTCACCGCAACGACTTTCGCGGTCAGCGGGGCGTAGAGATCCGACAGCGATTTGGTCGACTCGACCTCACC includes:
- the garA gene encoding glycogen accumulation regulator GarA, yielding MTENSNTGADQTSDEVTVETTSVFRADFLNELDAPAATSSDSSVSGVEGLPAGSALLVVKRGPNAGSRFLLDQPTTSAGRHPDSDIFLDDVTVSRRHAEFRLETGEFQVVDVGSLNGTYVNREPVDSAVLANGDEVQIGKFRLVFLTGPKSDDA
- the gcvH gene encoding glycine cleavage system protein GcvH; the protein is MSDIPADLQYTTEHEWVQRTGDTTVRVGITDYAQSALGDVVFVQLPDVGADVTAGESFGEVESTKSLSDLYAPLTAKVVAVNGDLEGSPELVNSDPYGAGWLVELEVDAAALASGLAELLDADAYRSNVSE